The region GGTCATCGGCCGCGGAGACGATCTGGAAAAGGTGCGCGCCGCCCTCGCCGAGAAGGGCGCAACCGATATCGTCGTCGTGGATCAGCGCGGACCCGTCCGGCTCGAATGGGTCGCGCCGGACGGTAGCTAGCTAGCCGGTCAGGCCGCTTCCATCAGCGGCAGCGGCTGGATCTCGCCTGCAAGGTAGAGGCGCTTGGCCTTGGCGCGGCTGAGCTTGCCCGACGAGGTGCGCGGCAGCGTGCGCGGCGGGACTAGCTCGACCACGCAGTTCATGCCGGTGACCGAGCGGACCTTGTCCTTGATCTGCTCGTGCAGGCGGACGCGTTCTTCCGGATCGGAAACGCGGCAATGCACCAGCACGGCAGGCGCTTCCTCGCCATTCTCGGTTTCGACCGAGAATGCGGCGATGTCGCCGTGGTTGAAGCCGGCAAGCTGCTCGACCGCCCACTCGATATCCTGCGGCCAGTGGTTCTTGCCGTTGATGATGATCATGTCCTTCGCGCGGCCGACGATGAACAGATAGCCATTGGCCATGTAGCCCATGTCGCCCGTGTCGAGCCAGCCGTCGACGAGGCATTCGTCGGTCGCTTCCTCGTTGCGGAAGTAGGAGTGCATGACGCTGGTCCCGCGGCACCAGACCTTGCCGATCTGGTGATCGCCCTTGACCTGGCCCTTCTCGCCGCGGATTTCGACGTCCATGCCGGGGATCGGCTTGCCGCAATTGACGATCGCGCGGTAGCGTGCCGGGCGCGACAGGTCGGCACGAGTGCCCGACAGGCGCTCTTCCTCAATGAGGTCGACCTGGATCCCTTCGCCCGGAGGCATGACGGTGACTGCGAGCGTCGCTTCGGCAAGGCCGTAGGAAGGGGTGAAGGCGCTGGCCTTGAAGCCCGCATCGGCAAAGGCGTTGACGAAGCTCTGCATGACGTCGGGTCGGATCATGTCCGCGCCGTTGCCAGCAATGCGCCAGCGCGACAGGTCGAACCGGTCGCCGACGTGGCTCTGGCTCGAGATGCGGCGGGCGCAGATGTCGTAGCCGAATGTCGGCGAATAGCTGAGCGTCGTGCCCTTGTTTCGGCTGATCAGGTCGAGCCATGCGAGCGGACGGCGCGCGAAATGCTCGGTCTTGATGTAGTCGATCGAGGCTTGGTTCGCGACGACCGACAGGAAGCAGCCGACGAGGCCCATGTCGTGGTACCACGGCAGCCAGCTGACCACGCGGTCGTTGGCGCGGAAGTCCATCGAGACCGAGTGACCCTGCAAATTGTGCAGCAGCGCTTCGTGCGTGACGGCGACGCCGGTCGGGAAGCGGGTCGAGCCGGAGGAATACTGCAGGTAGCAGATGTCTTCCGGGCTCGCCTCGGGCAGGTCGACATCGGGCGCCTCGCGCTCGGCGAAGCTTGCCCAGTCGATCCCTTCGCAGCCCTGGCGATCGGCGGCGGCCTTGGCCATTTCCGCAATCTCGGGCGGGTAGATCAGAACCTTGGGGTCCGAGCTTTCGAGCTGGACCGCGAGCTGGTCGATATAGCCTTCCTTGCCGCCGAAGCCGGTCGGCAGCGGCAGCGGTACCGGCCAGGCGCCCGCATAGACGCAGGCGCAGAACATGGCGGCGAATTCGGGGCAGGTTTCGGCGATGAGGGCGACGCGGTCGTCCTTGCCGATCCCCGAGGCCACCAGCCTGCGCGCCATGACCAGCGCATCGTCGCGCATCTGGCTGTAAGGGTACACGCGCTCCAGCGTTCCGCGCATGTCGTGAAAGTTCATGCCCTTTTCGCTGCGGGCGGCATATTCGATAGCTTCGTTGAAAGTCGCAAAATCGGACCTGCGACGCGGCAGGTCGCAATCATTCGGCGTCGGCGTGAGTGCGGCGTCGGTCATGATGTGTGTGGTAGGAACCCGTCCCTCTGGCGCGTGTTTTCGCGCCTGTGTTAATCCCCATCGACGGCGATTTTTCCGCCATCTTGTCTTCAAACTTTCCCATTTCATAAGGACTGTGGCACGAATATGGCCGATGGATGAGGTCGAACGCTCCCGACGGTCGCGCAATCGTATTCGCAAGCCCTTGAATCGCCAGCGTTTCGAGGATCTTGCGCTCTCCTATGTTGCAAGATTTTCCACCACTGCCGCCAAATTGGAGCGGTATTTGTTGAGAAAACTGCACGAAAGGGGCTGGGAAGACGAGGGCGAGCCGGGTGTTCCGGCCCTGGTCGAACGCTATGTCGAGCTCGGTTATGTCGATGACGAGCAGTTCGCCCGCAGCAAGGCCGGATCGCTCCTGCGGCGCGGGTATGGCGCGCGGCGGATCGGCGAGAGCCTGCGCGAGGCGGGCATCGGGGAGGCTATCCGCGAGCAGATGCAGCCGGACGAAGCACAGCGGCGCGAAGCGGTCGTCGCGCTGGTCCGCCGCCGCCGTTTCGGGCCCTTCTACCGCGAGGAGCTTGCACCCGACCGGCGCGAGAAACAGCTCGCGGCAATCGTGCGTGCCGGGCATTCCTTCGACCACGCACGTTTCGCCGTCGATGCGGGCAGCGAACAAGTGCTTGAAGAATGGTTGGAAGAGGCGCGCGAGGAACTAGAGTGAGCGCCATGAATACAATCATCCGATTCGCTGCCGGAGCTTTCGCGCTCGGCCTTATCGCCTGCTCGCCGCAGCAGGCTGCGGAAACCGCGCCGACCGAGGCGGCAGAGGCCAGCGTCCATCCGGTCTCGGGCCTGCAAATCGTCCCGCTGACGGTGACGAGCGGCGATACGGTGCATCGCTTCGACGTCGAAGTTGCCGCGACTTTCGAGGAGCAGCGCCAGGGGCTGATGTTCCGAACAGAACTGGGTCCGAACGAAGGGATGATCTTCCCGCGCAATCCGCCCGATCTCGCGAGTTTCTGGATGCGCAATACCCCGCTACCGCTCGACATTATCTTCGTCGGCACGGACGGCCGGATCATGAATATCGCGGCCGAAACGGTCCCCTATTCGCTCGAATCGGTTGCCGCCGAAGGGTTGACCAGCCTCGTGCTCGAAATCCCCGGCGGACGCGCTGCCGAACTGGGAATCGGGCCGGGCGACCTCGTCGAATACGAAGCCCCGGCCAATTAGCGTTTTGACGCTTGGCCAGCGGCGCGCATTGGGCTAATCGCGCGGCCATGAGTTTCCTCGGCAAGATCTTCACCTGGTGGAACGGCGCCACCATCGGCACCATGCTCTACAGCTGGCGCAAGGGCGAGCACGTCGGCACCGACGCGCAGGGCAACAAGTACTACCGCTCCAAGCCCAAGAAGGGCGAGCGTGAGCGTCGCTGGGTGATCTACGACGGCGCGAACGACGCCAGCCGCGTGCCGGCCGAATGGCATGGCTGGCTGCACGGCTCGTTCGACGACGTGCCGGAAAGCCACCTGCCGCCGCCCAAGATCTGGGAAGTCGACTACACGCCGAACGCGACCGGCACCGCGGATGCATACCGTCCGCAAGGTGCTCTCGAGCGCGGCGGCAAGCGTGCCCGCGCAGTGGGCGACTACGAAGCCTGGTCGCCGGACGCTTGAGCATGCACCGGGCGTCCCTGCGCCTGCTGACGGCTGCGACCGGTGCGCTGGCACTGGCGGCTTGCGGCAGCCAGTCGCCGCCCCCGGCCGATGCGCCGGAAACGGATATTCCCGAAGAGCTCCAGTCGGGCGCCGCGCCCGACCAGCCCGCTGCCGAAGCGGGCCTTGGCACGCCGATGGAAGAGCGGGTCGCGACGCTCGGCCTGCTCAACAAGCGCAACAACCTCACCGAAGACATCGAACTGCGCCCCGGCGAATCGCGCCGCATCGGCGATGTCATCATCCGCCTGTCGGCCTGCGAACGCACTGCGCCGTGGGAGATGCCGCAGGAAACCGGCGCGTTCGTCCAGGTCGTCGTGCGCGACAAGGTCGAGGACGAATGGCGGCGGATTTTCTCGGGCTGGATGTTCAAGCGCTCGCCGTCGCTGAACGTGGTCGAGCACCCGATCTACGACGTCTGGGTCAAGGACTGCGCAATGAGCTTCCCGGGCGAGGAAGACCCGTCGCCTTCGCGCCCCGCGCCGACCTCCGCGCCTGCGCCCGCAGCGGCTCCGTCGCCTGCGGCCTCGCCCAGCGAAGCGGCTTCCGACACCAACGAGGCGTAAGCTTCCGGCAGGCTCATGGCAGGCTTGCCGCCCGCTGCCGCCAGCCTTTCCAGATAGGCCTCCTGCGCGATCTCGATTGCGCCAAGCGAGGCGAGATGTTCGGTCATGAACTGGCAGTCGAGCAGCCGGTACCCGGCGCGCCGCATCAGCGCGACGAGCCAGGCGAGTGCGACCTTGCTGGCATTGTCCGCCCGGCTGAACATGCTCTCGCCGCAGAACACCTGGTCGAAGGCGACGCCGTAGAGCCCGCCGACAAGCTCTTCCCCTTCCCAGCATTCGATCGAATGCGCATGGCCGACCTCGTGCAGCTGGCGATAGCTCGCCGCGATGCGGTAGCTGATCCAGCTTTCCGGGTGCCCTTCGCGCGGCGCGGCGCACAGGCTGACGACATCGGTGAAGGCGCGATCGATCGTCACCCGGTAGGTGTCGCGGCGCAGCACCTTGCGCAGCGTCTTCGAGCAGCGGAATCCCTCGAGCGGCAGGATGGCCCTGTCGCGCGGTTCGACCCAGAAGATTTCCGGGTCGTCGCGCCCGTCCGACATCGGGAAGATGCCGCTGCGATAGGCGAGCAGGAGCGTCTCCGGCGGGATCAGGGGGAAGGGCGAGCCGTGCATGTCGCCTGTCCGCATACAAGAGTGCGCTGCACCGGCCTAGAGGCGCTTGCAAAGCGCGCGCGCCCGCTCTAGAGGCAGCGCTCCCGTGCAGGGGTGTAGCTCAGCTGGTAGAGCATCGGTCTCCAAAACCGAGGGCCACGGGTTCGAATCCTGTCACCCCTGCCATTTTCTCCCATTTCGATTTCCCGTCACCGGCCCCGCGATGCGCGGCCGGGAACCTGCGCGGCATTTCAGGCGTTTGGCGTGCTGGATGGAGGAAGAATCGAAATGGAGGCAAAGCCCATGTCGAGTATGTCTTTCCGTAGCAGCCGCCCGGACCGCTGGGTGGAACCGCGCCAGAGCATGGACCCGACGCAGCGCATGATGCGCCACGGTCCGGTCCAGCCGATGCACAAGCCGAGCTTCTTCGCCCGGCTCCTCGGCCTCGACTGACGCGGCAACAACGCCAAAACGAAAAGGGCCGGTCGCGCTGACCGGCCCTTTCCTTTTGTCGGTTGTGGAGGAGCCTAGTAATCCTCGGGCTCTTCCGGCGTTTCGGCGGTGTGCGTCGGGCCGGCATCCTTCTGCCCCTTGGCGAGCTTGAACACCACGCCGCTCAGCAGCGCGAGCGCCAGCAGGTTCGGCAGGGCCATCGCGGCATTCGAGATGTCGCCAAGGCGCCAGACCAGCTCGGACGGCTGGGCCGCACCGATGAAGATCACCAGGCACCACAGGACGCGCCACGCCATGTGCAGCTTCTTCTCGCCTTTACGGCTCGAACCCTTGATCCGGTCGTAGAGGAAGGTGATCGCCCGCTCCCCGTAGTAGGACCACGTCAGCAGCGTGGTGAAGACGAACAGGATCAGGGCGACCGACGCGACCAGCGTACCGATCGGCACGCCGCCGAGCGTCATCGGGAAGGCCGCGGCGAAGGCGCCGCTGGTCATCTCGAAGCCGACGCGGTCGGACTGCCATGCGTGCAGCACCGCTTCGCCGCCTGCGGTGAAGTCGCCGCGAACGGTCAGGATGACGAGCGCGGTCATGGTGCAGATGACGATGGTGTCGATGAAGGTGCCGAGCATTGCCATGCGGCCCTGCGTTTCCGGATCGTTGGTCTGCGCGACCGCGTGAGCGATCGCGGTCGAACCCTGGCCCGCTTCGTTCGAGAACAGGCCGCGTGCGACACCGGCACGGATCGCGATGATCATCGCAGCGCCCACGAAGCCGCCTGCCGCGCTCTGCGGGTTAAACGCGCCGTGGAAGATCAGGTAGAACGTTTCGCCGAGGTCGCCGAAGTTCAAGATCAGCGCGATCACCGCCATCACGATATAAGCCGCAGCCATGAAGGGCACGACCTTCTCGGCCACGCTACCGATCGACTTGATGCCGCCGATGATGACGATGAAGACGAGGATCGCGACGATCAGGCCGCCGAGCCATTCCTCGATGCCGAACAGTTCGTTGAGGCCGTCGGCCACCGCGTTCGCCTGGATCGAGTTGCCCGTGACGAGCGCGGAGAACAGCGTACCGAGACAGAACACCACGGCGAGCCAGGTCCATTTCTTGCCCAGGCCCATCATGATGTAGGTCATCGGACCGCCGCGCAGCACGCCGTCGCTGGTGCGCTCGCGGTAGCGGATCGCGAGCGAACCTTCGGCGAAGGCGAGTGCCATGCCGAACAGCGCGGTGATCCACATCCAGAAGATCGCGCCCG is a window of Erythrobacter sp. HKB08 DNA encoding:
- a CDS encoding DUF192 domain-containing protein codes for the protein MNTIIRFAAGAFALGLIACSPQQAAETAPTEAAEASVHPVSGLQIVPLTVTSGDTVHRFDVEVAATFEEQRQGLMFRTELGPNEGMIFPRNPPDLASFWMRNTPLPLDIIFVGTDGRIMNIAAETVPYSLESVAAEGLTSLVLEIPGGRAAELGIGPGDLVEYEAPAN
- a CDS encoding sodium:alanine symporter family protein, producing the protein MATSQAPSLGDRLVEPVTNVSDFIWVGTWNGVEVLPFPPMTIILLGIGLWIMIGLRFYPIVKLGSAFKGLFAGRKSQGDGEISPFAALSTALSGQVGTGNLAGVATAIALGGPGAIFWMWITALFGMALAFAEGSLAIRYRERTSDGVLRGGPMTYIMMGLGKKWTWLAVVFCLGTLFSALVTGNSIQANAVADGLNELFGIEEWLGGLIVAILVFIVIIGGIKSIGSVAEKVVPFMAAAYIVMAVIALILNFGDLGETFYLIFHGAFNPQSAAGGFVGAAMIIAIRAGVARGLFSNEAGQGSTAIAHAVAQTNDPETQGRMAMLGTFIDTIVICTMTALVILTVRGDFTAGGEAVLHAWQSDRVGFEMTSGAFAAAFPMTLGGVPIGTLVASVALILFVFTTLLTWSYYGERAITFLYDRIKGSSRKGEKKLHMAWRVLWCLVIFIGAAQPSELVWRLGDISNAAMALPNLLALALLSGVVFKLAKGQKDAGPTHTAETPEEPEDY
- a CDS encoding regulatory protein RecX, with protein sequence MRKLHERGWEDEGEPGVPALVERYVELGYVDDEQFARSKAGSLLRRGYGARRIGESLREAGIGEAIREQMQPDEAQRREAVVALVRRRRFGPFYREELAPDRREKQLAAIVRAGHSFDHARFAVDAGSEQVLEEWLEEAREELE
- a CDS encoding fatty acyl-AMP ligase, translating into MTDAALTPTPNDCDLPRRRSDFATFNEAIEYAARSEKGMNFHDMRGTLERVYPYSQMRDDALVMARRLVASGIGKDDRVALIAETCPEFAAMFCACVYAGAWPVPLPLPTGFGGKEGYIDQLAVQLESSDPKVLIYPPEIAEMAKAAADRQGCEGIDWASFAEREAPDVDLPEASPEDICYLQYSSGSTRFPTGVAVTHEALLHNLQGHSVSMDFRANDRVVSWLPWYHDMGLVGCFLSVVANQASIDYIKTEHFARRPLAWLDLISRNKGTTLSYSPTFGYDICARRISSQSHVGDRFDLSRWRIAGNGADMIRPDVMQSFVNAFADAGFKASAFTPSYGLAEATLAVTVMPPGEGIQVDLIEEERLSGTRADLSRPARYRAIVNCGKPIPGMDVEIRGEKGQVKGDHQIGKVWCRGTSVMHSYFRNEEATDECLVDGWLDTGDMGYMANGYLFIVGRAKDMIIINGKNHWPQDIEWAVEQLAGFNHGDIAAFSVETENGEEAPAVLVHCRVSDPEERVRLHEQIKDKVRSVTGMNCVVELVPPRTLPRTSSGKLSRAKAKRLYLAGEIQPLPLMEAA
- the aat gene encoding leucyl/phenylalanyl-tRNA--protein transferase, with product MRTGDMHGSPFPLIPPETLLLAYRSGIFPMSDGRDDPEIFWVEPRDRAILPLEGFRCSKTLRKVLRRDTYRVTIDRAFTDVVSLCAAPREGHPESWISYRIAASYRQLHEVGHAHSIECWEGEELVGGLYGVAFDQVFCGESMFSRADNASKVALAWLVALMRRAGYRLLDCQFMTEHLASLGAIEIAQEAYLERLAAAGGKPAMSLPEAYASLVSEAASLGEAAGDGAAAGAGAEVGAGREGDGSSSPGKLIAQSLTQTS
- a CDS encoding NADH:ubiquinone oxidoreductase subunit NDUFA12, which produces MSFLGKIFTWWNGATIGTMLYSWRKGEHVGTDAQGNKYYRSKPKKGERERRWVIYDGANDASRVPAEWHGWLHGSFDDVPESHLPPPKIWEVDYTPNATGTADAYRPQGALERGGKRARAVGDYEAWSPDA